Genomic window ([Empedobacter] haloabium):
GAGGCCACGCCGACGGCGATCAAGGTCGCGGCCAGCACGCCGCCATGGGAGAGGAACTGCCGCAGCAGACGGAAATACAGTTGGCGGCTTTGCACGGGTTCTGCCACAGAAAAAAGGGGAAAGGCAGCATTGTAACCGCCTTCGATGCCGCGATGAAACGGCACCCCTGGCGCCCCGCGCCACGTAACACTTGTTACGCTTTGTTACAGATCAATAGTTGGGCAAACCGTCAAGATCGGAGCCTAGAATATGTGCTTGATTACAACAAAAACCGCTGGAACCCGCATGGATGCTCGGCCTTGCGAGATGAAAGCACCATGGTTGTTGCATATTGGATACGAATCAAAAAAACAATTACAAAGTGTAAAAATTTAGTGGCAGAGATACATTTCTTGCGCCTATACTGGATTTGCAATTTCCAAAACATTGCACTCTCCTCTATCGTCAAAACGAAAGTGAACCAATGAAAACGTTCCTCACTCTTTTTGCATCGGCGGCGCTGACACTATCGGCATCGGCCCACGCAGATACGCCGCCCACCTCCCTTACCGAGGGCTTCGATAACATCAGTTCGCTCAGCGGCTGGGTCATCAACAATGCCAACGGCGGCCAGAGCTGGTTCCAGGGCAACGACGGCGTCTTCGCGGCCCAAGCCGGCGCGGACAATTCGTACGCCGCTGCCAATTTCCTGTCGGGCGCAGGCAGCAACGGCGCCATCGACAACTGGCTGATCACGCCTGAGCTGACGCTGTCGGGCACGACGCGCATCACGTTCTACACCCGCACGGCCGATGCAGGTTTTGACGATAACCTGGGAGTGCTGTTCGGCGCCGGCAACGGCAGCGACATCGCCGGCTTCAAGACGAGCCTGCTGTCGATCGACGCGGCCGCCTACCCTGGCGACTGGACCCGCTACACGGCCGAATTCACCGGCACGGGCACGGGCCGCTTCGCGTTCCACTACACCGGCAATGCCGAGACCAGCGACTATATCGGCCTGGACAGCGTGACGATTTCCGCCGTTCCTGAACCGTCGAGCTGGCTGATGATGGGCCTGGGCCTGGCTGGCGTGGGCTTCATGGCCCGCCGCAGCCGCCGCGCCGCCGCCGGCGCCGGCCTGGCACTGGCCGCCCTGGGCATGAGCTCGGGCGCCATGGCCGCCGACGACAAGGGCATGGTCGTGGTGCGTGACGCCGAAACGGGCCAGCTGCGCGCCCCGACCCCGGCCGAATACAAGCAACTGGCACCGCAGACGCTGAAGAGCGCGGCCCTGCAAGCCGGCAACACCAAGGAATCGAAGGTCGTGACCCGTCCCAACGGCACCCGCGTGGCCAGCGTCGCCAACAAGGTGCTGTACTCCGTCGTCACCAAGAACGCGGACGGCTCGCTGAGCGAAGCCTGTGCCGAAACCGAAGACGCTGCCCTGGCAGCCTCGAAAACCCCGCGCGTTGCGCAAGCCAAGGAGCGCAACTATGAAGCGCAATAATATGAAGAGCATCATCGCCGCCCTCGCCGTCGCGTTCAGCGCCGCCGGTGCCGCCCAGGCCGCCGCACCGATCGTCATCGTCAACGCCAACGAACCGGGCGTCGGCTTCAACGACCCGACGCCGGTCGAGCCGATCGGTGGCAACACCGGCACGACCCTGGGCGAACAGCGCCTGATCGCGTTCACGCACGCCGCCAACATCTGGGGCTCCAAGCTGAACAGCACGGTGCCGATCCGCATCCAGGCCAGCTTCGAGCCGCTGCGCTGCACCGCCACATCCGCCACGCTGGGTTCCGCAGGCACGCTGGAAGTGTTCTCCGACTTCCCGGGCGCGCCAAAAGCCAATACCTGGTACCCGAGC
Coding sequences:
- a CDS encoding choice-of-anchor J domain-containing protein — protein: MKTFLTLFASAALTLSASAHADTPPTSLTEGFDNISSLSGWVINNANGGQSWFQGNDGVFAAQAGADNSYAAANFLSGAGSNGAIDNWLITPELTLSGTTRITFYTRTADAGFDDNLGVLFGAGNGSDIAGFKTSLLSIDAAAYPGDWTRYTAEFTGTGTGRFAFHYTGNAETSDYIGLDSVTISAVPEPSSWLMMGLGLAGVGFMARRSRRAAAGAGLALAALGMSSGAMAADDKGMVVVRDAETGQLRAPTPAEYKQLAPQTLKSAALQAGNTKESKVVTRPNGTRVASVANKVLYSVVTKNADGSLSEACAETEDAALAASKTPRVAQAKERNYEAQ